Sequence from the Natronomonas marina genome:
GTGGTTCGACCTGCGACAGAAACACCCAGAAGCGAATCCACCCGGCTACCGCAAACACGGCGACACACGCCCCAAGAGTACGGTCACGTTCAAAGCAGACGGGTTCAAACACGACCCCGAGAACAACCGCGTCCGCCTCTCGAAAGGCTCGAACCTCAAAGAGTATTGGTCGGACTTCCTGCTCTGCGAGTACCAGACGCGCCCCGACGTTGACCTTGCAGACGTCACCCGAGTGCAGAACGTTCGCGCCGTCTGGAACGGTGATGAGTGGGAACTGCACTTCGTCTGCAAAGTCAGTCTCAAAACGAACGACTCGGCAGGCGATGGAGTGGCAGGTATCGACCTCGGCATCACGAACATCGCCACGGTTGCGTTCCCTGACGAATACATCCTCTACCCCGGAAACACGCTCACAGAAGACAAGCACTACTTCACCCGAGCAGAGTACGACACTGAGGGTAAGAACGGCCCCTCGAAGAAGTCGATGTGGGCACGTCGGAAACTCGCCGACCGCGAGACGCATTTCTACCACGCGCTTACGGATACCATCATCACCGAGTGTGTCGAGCGGAACGTAGGAACGCTCGCGGTGAGTTGGCCCGAAGACGTACGAGAGTCCGACTGGGGAAAGACCGGCAACAAGAAACTGCACTCGTGGGCGTTCGACCGCATCTACCAGTACCTCGAATACAAAGGCGAGATACGTGGCGTCGAGGTGCTGAAAGAGAGCGAGTGGGACACCAGTAAGACCTGCTCACGATGTGGTGACGACACGAAGTCGAACCGTGTCGAACGCGGCCTGTACGTTTGCTCGTCGTGTGAGTTGGTAGCGAACGCGGATTGTAACGGGGCGGAGAATATGCGGCAGAAGATAACTCCGAGTCCTCACGGCGAGGATAGGAGTAACGGCTGTGTGGCACAGCCATCGGTACGCCTGTTCGACCGCGAGAGCGGGACGTTCACCACGAGAGAACAGGCCGTATCGTAGACCAGCAAATATCCCACCCTGCGGGACGGGACGCCTCGCCGTTCACGGCGAGGAGGATGTCACATCCGGTTCATTAACCGGCACTCGGCGGATGTCGTGGGGGCGCGGTTCCGCCGACCGTCACGGTGGGTCCCGTTCCGTCCGAGGAACTACCTGCTGGCCGGGAACCGTCTCCCGGGTTTATCCGTCCGGGCGCGGAACGGGCAGGCATGAAGATACTCGTCCCGATAGACGGTTCCGGCCCGGCCGACGTCGCCCTCGAGTACGCCCTCGAGCAGTTCGGCGACGAGGCGATAACCGCGCTGTACGTCATCGACCCGGTCGACGGCGCGACGACCTGGGGTCCGGGCAGCGCCGACGACTGGCTCTCGACGGCCCAGGAGGAGGCCGAAGCCGTCCTCGAGGAGGCCACGGAGGGAGCGACCGCCGACGGGTACGACATCGAGACCGACTCGACGGTCGGACGGCCCGCCCGGACCATCGTCGAGTACGCCGACGAGAACGGCTTCGACCACGTCGTCGTCGGCAGCCACGGCCGCGAGGGCATCTCGCGGGTCCTGCTGGGCAGCGTCGCCGAGACGGTCGTCCGGCGGTCGTCGGTGCCGGTCACGGTCGCCCGCAGCGAGGGCTGATACGGACGTCGGCGAGCAGGTACCGTCAGGGGTCCGGGGTCGGCCGTCGAACGGCCGCGCGGTCCCGCGAGCCGGGGGTCGTACCCCATTTATTGGGGTCCTTACTTAATGGACTCCCGCACCAAGCCCTAGCGTATGTCCACACTACCGGCGACCGCGTTCGTACCGCTTCAGGAGGCGGCCAGCCAGCGAGAGATATTCGAGTACGTCCTCGGAGACACGCTGCTGGCGAGTTCGTTGTACGCGAACATCGCGCTGGCGGGGCTGTCGATACTGCTTTTCGTCTGGATGGCGCGGGGTCTGGAGGACCCGCGGGCGAAACTCATCGTCGCCGCGACGCTCGTGGTCCCGGTCGTCTCGCTTGCGAGTTACACCGGTCTGGCGTCGGGGCTCACCACCGGCATCCTCGAGATGCCGCCCGGCCACCCCGCCGTCGACGGCGCCTACGTGACCGTCGGCGGCGCCGAGGGCGTCGTCTCGCTGTGGGGCCGGTACCTCACCTGGGCGCTGTCGACGCCGGCCATCCTGCTGGCGCTCGGGTTGCTGGCGGGGTCGAACCTCACGAAACTGTTCACCGCCATCGTCTTCGACATAGCGATGTGCGTCACCGGCCTGGCGGCCGCGCTGACGACCTCGAGTCTGGCGCTGCGGTGGTTCTGGTTCGGGATGTCCTGTACGTTCTTCGTCGTCGTCCTGTACGTCCTGCTCGTCGAGTGGCCGGCCGACGCCGCCGAGACCGGCACGGACGACGTCTTCGGGACGCTGAAGTACCTGACCGTGGTCATGTGGCTGGCCTACCCCGTCGTGTGGGCGCTGGGCGTCGAGGGGCTGGCGCTGCTGCCGGTCGGCGTCACGTCGTGGGCCTACAGCGGTCTCGACATCGTCGCCAAGTACGTCTTCGGCTTCCTGGTGATCCGCTACGTCGCCGACGAACCGGCGAGCGTGACCGCCGACGCCGGCTACGGTGCGACCGGCGGCGTCGCACCCGCCGACGACTGACCCGCCCCCGCCGTATCGAAACGCATAAACTCGATAGCCTCCGAGGGTGAACCGAGCCGAGGTAGCCTAGCCCGGCCAAGGCGGTTGCTTCGAGAGCAACTGTCCGTCAGGACTCGTGAGTTCAAATCTCACCCTCGGCGC
This genomic interval carries:
- a CDS encoding RNA-guided endonuclease InsQ/TnpB family protein, with translation MAIEVTRTYVGSIQNHRQVCDGLDSLGDSASKIWNVARWTADRIWDATGEIPDEAVLKSYMKNQSCWKDLNAQSSQKVIEELSDAFQSWFDLRQKHPEANPPGYRKHGDTRPKSTVTFKADGFKHDPENNRVRLSKGSNLKEYWSDFLLCEYQTRPDVDLADVTRVQNVRAVWNGDEWELHFVCKVSLKTNDSAGDGVAGIDLGITNIATVAFPDEYILYPGNTLTEDKHYFTRAEYDTEGKNGPSKKSMWARRKLADRETHFYHALTDTIITECVERNVGTLAVSWPEDVRESDWGKTGNKKLHSWAFDRIYQYLEYKGEIRGVEVLKESEWDTSKTCSRCGDDTKSNRVERGLYVCSSCELVANADCNGAENMRQKITPSPHGEDRSNGCVAQPSVRLFDRESGTFTTREQAVS
- a CDS encoding universal stress protein: MKILVPIDGSGPADVALEYALEQFGDEAITALYVIDPVDGATTWGPGSADDWLSTAQEEAEAVLEEATEGATADGYDIETDSTVGRPARTIVEYADENGFDHVVVGSHGREGISRVLLGSVAETVVRRSSVPVTVARSEG
- a CDS encoding bacteriorhodopsin, coding for MSTLPATAFVPLQEAASQREIFEYVLGDTLLASSLYANIALAGLSILLFVWMARGLEDPRAKLIVAATLVVPVVSLASYTGLASGLTTGILEMPPGHPAVDGAYVTVGGAEGVVSLWGRYLTWALSTPAILLALGLLAGSNLTKLFTAIVFDIAMCVTGLAAALTTSSLALRWFWFGMSCTFFVVVLYVLLVEWPADAAETGTDDVFGTLKYLTVVMWLAYPVVWALGVEGLALLPVGVTSWAYSGLDIVAKYVFGFLVIRYVADEPASVTADAGYGATGGVAPADD